Proteins from one uncultured Desulfuromonas sp. genomic window:
- a CDS encoding IS3 family transposase, protein MVDFVKRWTTRTGIAVTRIIGWLGLAVSKFYNWQQRYGKVNEHNALIPRDFWLEEWEKQAIIKFYQHTPQEGYRRLTFMMLDQDIVAVSPSSVYRVLSTAGLLRRWNGKQSKKGTGFVQPLRPHEHWHIDISYINIRGTFYYLCCLLDGCSRYIVHWELRETMTEADVEIILQRAREKYPAATPRIISDNGPQFIAKDFKEFIRVAGMTHVRTSPFYPQSNGKLERFHATIKQECIRPKVPLSLDEARKQVADYIRYYNDERLHSALGYVAPKIKLEGREKQIFKERDSKLEAAREARKQKRRLEKLSPAQHHSVPARETFNPLTQQSCFSNSD, encoded by the coding sequence GTGGTTGACTTCGTCAAGCGCTGGACCACGCGCACAGGCATCGCAGTGACGCGCATCATCGGCTGGCTGGGCCTAGCTGTCAGTAAATTCTATAATTGGCAGCAGCGCTACGGCAAAGTCAACGAGCACAACGCCCTGATCCCCCGCGATTTCTGGCTGGAAGAGTGGGAGAAGCAGGCGATCATCAAATTCTATCAGCACACGCCTCAGGAGGGCTACCGCCGTCTGACGTTCATGATGCTCGATCAGGATATTGTTGCCGTCAGCCCCAGCAGCGTCTATCGTGTTCTAAGTACCGCCGGACTACTCAGGCGCTGGAACGGCAAACAATCAAAAAAAGGGACCGGTTTTGTCCAGCCGCTCAGGCCCCATGAACATTGGCATATTGATATTTCCTACATCAATATCCGAGGCACCTTTTATTATCTGTGCTGCCTGCTGGACGGCTGTAGCCGCTACATCGTCCACTGGGAGTTGCGCGAGACGATGACTGAGGCAGATGTGGAAATTATTTTGCAGCGGGCCCGGGAAAAGTATCCCGCCGCCACACCGAGGATTATTTCCGACAATGGCCCTCAATTCATCGCCAAGGACTTCAAAGAGTTTATCCGGGTAGCAGGCATGACGCATGTGCGGACATCGCCTTTCTACCCACAAAGCAATGGCAAGTTGGAACGTTTCCACGCTACCATTAAGCAGGAATGCATTCGCCCGAAGGTTCCGCTGTCGCTTGATGAAGCCAGAAAGCAAGTTGCGGACTACATCCGCTATTACAACGACGAACGACTGCACAGTGCGCTGGGCTACGTGGCTCCCAAAATCAAACTCGAAGGCCGGGAAAAACAAATCTTCAAAGAACGAGACAGCAAGCTCGAAGCAGCACGAGAAGCACGAAAGCAAAAACGGCGGCTGGAAAAACTCAGCCCCGCCCAACACCATAGCGTCCCGGCAAGGGAAACTTTTAACCCACTAACTCAACAGAGCTGTTTTTCCAATTCCGACTGA
- a CDS encoding transposase: MRKKRKNYTAQEKVAILKRHLVDQTPVSNLCDEYQLQPTVFYRWQKEFFENGAAAFEKDNSRQKKAEEKRIAQLEAKLQTKNEVLSELLEEHVQLKKELGEL; encoded by the coding sequence ATGCGAAAAAAACGTAAAAATTACACGGCTCAAGAGAAAGTTGCCATTCTCAAGCGCCACCTTGTTGATCAAACACCGGTCTCAAACCTGTGTGATGAATATCAGCTTCAGCCCACGGTTTTTTACCGCTGGCAGAAGGAGTTTTTCGAGAACGGTGCCGCCGCTTTTGAAAAAGACAACTCCCGCCAGAAAAAGGCTGAAGAGAAACGCATTGCCCAGCTCGAAGCGAAGCTGCAAACCAAGAACGAGGTTCTCTCGGAATTGCTGGAGGAACACGTTCAGTTAAAAAAGGAACTTGGGGAACTCTGA
- a CDS encoding CAAX prenyl protease-related protein: MLSFINFNDGLGGILQKNLWTRVLPFALYMAFIGIEDGLRYLVGQSGDFSEASFLYLYPVKVGVVAAVLAVCWRHYREVRFSDLLQWRHTVLSIAIGGGTFWLWIHMTWDFATLGESQGFNPNFFAEEGVRDMMVATRLFGAVLVVPVMEEIFWRSFLIRYAIDGNFMQVAIGRFSVFSFLVTTVLFGLEHHLFLAGMAAGALFNFLLYRTRSIAQCILSHSVANLALGLYVLQTGQWQFW, translated from the coding sequence ATGTTGTCTTTTATTAATTTTAACGATGGCTTGGGGGGAATTTTGCAGAAAAATTTATGGACTCGTGTTTTACCTTTTGCCTTGTATATGGCGTTTATCGGAATTGAAGATGGGCTGCGTTACCTCGTCGGCCAGTCTGGCGATTTTTCAGAAGCGAGTTTTCTCTACCTTTATCCGGTTAAAGTGGGGGTGGTCGCTGCTGTGTTGGCGGTTTGTTGGCGCCACTATCGCGAGGTGCGGTTTTCCGACCTCCTTCAATGGCGGCATACCGTGTTGAGTATCGCTATTGGTGGAGGGACTTTCTGGTTGTGGATCCATATGACCTGGGACTTCGCAACATTGGGGGAGTCGCAGGGATTTAACCCTAATTTTTTTGCGGAAGAGGGCGTGCGTGACATGATGGTGGCCACGCGTCTTTTTGGTGCTGTTTTGGTGGTGCCGGTGATGGAGGAGATTTTTTGGCGCTCATTTTTGATCCGCTATGCCATTGATGGAAATTTTATGCAGGTGGCTATTGGTCGGTTCAGTGTCTTTTCCTTTCTGGTAACGACCGTTTTATTCGGGTTGGAGCATCACCTGTTTCTTGCAGGTATGGCCGCAGGCGCGTTGTTTAATTTTCTTCTGTATCGAACTCGCAGCATTGCTCAGTGTATCCTCAGTCATTCTGTGGCAAATCTGGCTCTGGGGCTTTATGTGTTACAAACGGGGCAATGGCAGTTTTGGTAA
- a CDS encoding GSU3473 family protein: MMIYVQYFGGQYDYVKPDMLDNKLISGEIRKFLRANGWAVVGQDPIRKPDSDEHHYLGKERRQCLH; encoded by the coding sequence ATGATGATCTATGTTCAGTACTTCGGAGGGCAATATGACTACGTCAAGCCGGACATGCTTGACAACAAACTGATATCAGGAGAAATTCGCAAGTTCTTGCGTGCTAACGGCTGGGCGGTTGTTGGCCAAGACCCGATCCGAAAACCCGATTCCGACGAACATCACTACTTAGGCAAAGAGCGTCGCCAGTGCCTTCATTAA
- a CDS encoding CpsB/CapC family capsule biosynthesis tyrosine phosphatase: MIDYHCHILPGLDDGCRTVEESVMMARQLKAVGFSRVCCTPHCITGLYDFSAEQIMVAVAALQQRLDREGITLRLETGMEYYLDDFLLDRLDRHRPMTLGKTDLLLFELPSSGDVCLLPETVRWMKKRGLQPVLAHPERFFAGKKKQTMVDFVQHWLTRHPADFLPAALLEVVEQGCLLQADLGSFNGVYGANVRRLAMLLQQQGMYACVGSDGHSPRQAETILRDNFWLAEQMPQRDQEISCEAGVGLKGIV; this comes from the coding sequence ATGATTGATTACCATTGTCACATTCTTCCGGGGCTTGATGATGGTTGTCGCACGGTGGAAGAGTCCGTCATGATGGCACGACAATTGAAAGCCGTTGGGTTTTCGCGTGTCTGTTGCACACCGCATTGTATTACCGGCTTGTATGATTTCTCTGCTGAGCAGATCATGGTAGCCGTTGCCGCGTTGCAACAGAGGCTTGATCGTGAGGGCATTACTCTGCGTCTGGAAACGGGTATGGAGTATTACCTGGATGATTTTCTTCTCGACCGTCTTGATCGGCATCGGCCAATGACTCTGGGTAAAACCGATCTGCTGTTGTTTGAATTGCCCTCTTCGGGTGATGTTTGTTTGTTGCCGGAAACGGTGCGTTGGATGAAAAAGCGTGGACTGCAGCCGGTCCTGGCGCATCCAGAACGTTTTTTCGCCGGTAAAAAGAAACAGACTATGGTTGATTTTGTGCAACATTGGTTAACGCGTCATCCCGCGGACTTTTTGCCTGCTGCTTTGCTGGAGGTGGTGGAGCAAGGCTGTCTGCTCCAGGCCGATCTCGGCAGTTTCAACGGTGTTTATGGTGCCAATGTCAGACGGCTGGCAATGCTGTTGCAGCAACAAGGGATGTATGCTTGTGTTGGTAGTGATGGACATAGTCCCCGCCAGGCAGAAACAATTCTCAGAGATAATTTCTGGTTGGCGGAACAGATGCCTCAGCGCGATCAGGAAATATCGTGTGAAGCTGGTGTGGGATTAAAAGGGATCGTTTGA
- a CDS encoding nucleotide sugar dehydrogenase, with product MVTIEDIRSRKSKIAVVGLGYVGLPLAVAFGTCCDVIGFDIDRKKVEELKQGHDATGEVSSKELAATKITYTADAAQLSEAAFIIVTVPTPIDVNNNPDLTPVRSASITTGNYLQPGSIVVYESTVYPGVTEDICVPLLEEHSGLQCGRDFTVGYSPERINPGDKVHTVDKIIKVVSGQDAETLDTVAGVYEMVISVGVHRASSIQVAEAAKVIENTQRDLNIALMNELSIIFGKLNIPTRDVLAAAGTKWNFLPFTPGLVGGHCIGVDPYYLTHKAEEIGYNPQVILAGRRINDGMGKYVAENTVKKMIRAGKTIKGARVLVLGLTFKENVPDIRNTRVIDVVRELEDYDIEVIVNDPVADAQETLHEYGIELTSLEKVGPVDAIVWAVAHEIYKSISFEELKKMCSNGNSQAVLIDVKGCISPQQAEAEGLIYWSL from the coding sequence ATGGTAACAATCGAGGATATTCGTAGCAGGAAAAGCAAAATTGCGGTTGTTGGGCTGGGATATGTAGGGTTGCCTCTGGCGGTTGCCTTTGGCACCTGCTGTGATGTGATCGGGTTTGATATTGATCGGAAAAAAGTCGAAGAACTCAAACAGGGCCACGATGCTACTGGAGAAGTGAGTTCTAAAGAGCTGGCAGCAACAAAAATCACCTATACTGCCGATGCTGCGCAGTTGAGTGAGGCGGCGTTTATTATTGTGACGGTACCGACGCCTATTGATGTAAATAATAATCCAGACCTGACACCGGTCCGTTCAGCATCGATTACTACGGGAAACTATTTACAGCCCGGTTCCATTGTCGTTTATGAATCGACGGTTTATCCCGGGGTGACGGAAGATATTTGTGTTCCTCTACTGGAGGAGCATTCCGGTTTACAGTGTGGCCGCGATTTTACCGTGGGTTATTCACCGGAACGGATCAATCCCGGAGATAAGGTTCATACCGTCGACAAAATCATCAAGGTTGTTTCCGGGCAGGACGCGGAAACTCTGGATACCGTTGCCGGCGTATACGAGATGGTGATTAGCGTCGGTGTCCATCGTGCCAGCTCAATTCAGGTGGCGGAAGCCGCGAAGGTTATTGAAAATACCCAACGTGATCTCAATATTGCCTTGATGAATGAATTGTCGATTATTTTTGGGAAATTAAATATTCCGACACGTGATGTTCTCGCGGCGGCAGGGACGAAGTGGAACTTCTTGCCGTTTACGCCGGGGTTGGTTGGCGGACATTGTATTGGTGTCGATCCTTACTATCTGACCCATAAAGCGGAAGAGATCGGTTACAATCCCCAGGTGATTCTCGCCGGGCGGCGGATCAATGATGGTATGGGTAAGTATGTAGCTGAAAATACTGTAAAAAAAATGATTCGTGCGGGCAAAACCATCAAGGGAGCACGGGTCCTGGTGCTGGGATTAACCTTTAAGGAAAATGTTCCTGACATCCGTAATACCCGGGTGATTGATGTTGTCCGCGAACTTGAAGACTATGACATAGAGGTTATTGTTAATGATCCCGTGGCGGATGCGCAGGAAACATTGCATGAATACGGTATCGAGCTGACCTCGCTGGAAAAAGTTGGTCCGGTGGATGCGATTGTCTGGGCAGTCGCCCATGAGATTTATAAGTCGATCTCCTTTGAGGAGTTGAAAAAGATGTGCAGCAACGGCAACAGCCAGGCGGTGCTGATTGATGTAAAGGGGTGTATTTCTCCCCAACAGGCTGAAGCTGAAGGTTTGATCTACTGGTCGCTATAA
- a CDS encoding NAD-dependent epimerase/dehydratase family protein has translation MDYNALKVELKQNPKVWFVTGCAGFIGSNLVEVLLALDQNVVGLDNFSTGYPHNLDEVKQLVSVPQWQRFTFVEGDIREAGVCQRLCSGVDYVLHQAALGSVPRSINDPLATNQSNIDGFLNMILAARQAEVKSFTYASSSAVYGDHSALPKVEGVIGAPLSPYAVTKYVNEVYAGVFAKTYGFNSVGLRYFNVFGPRQDPTGSYAAVIPKWAAAMLADEPVYINGDGETSRDFCFVDNVVQANLLAAHAVPEAKDQVYNVALGDRITLNELFRAMQEAMQHHGVAYTHEPDYRDFRAGDIRHSQANVAKAQQLLNYVPQYRVAAGIERTVAWYVEKSKS, from the coding sequence ATGGATTATAATGCATTAAAAGTTGAGCTTAAACAGAACCCGAAGGTATGGTTTGTCACGGGTTGCGCGGGTTTTATCGGCTCTAATCTGGTTGAGGTGCTGTTGGCGCTGGACCAGAATGTGGTTGGGCTTGATAATTTTTCTACCGGCTACCCGCATAATCTGGACGAAGTAAAACAGCTTGTCTCTGTGCCGCAGTGGCAACGTTTTACTTTCGTCGAAGGGGACATTCGCGAGGCTGGGGTTTGTCAGCGGTTGTGTTCCGGTGTTGATTACGTGCTTCATCAGGCTGCTCTGGGGTCTGTTCCGCGCTCTATCAATGATCCACTTGCCACCAATCAAAGTAATATCGATGGTTTCCTCAATATGATTCTGGCGGCGCGGCAGGCCGAAGTCAAAAGCTTCACCTATGCTTCTTCCAGTGCGGTGTATGGGGATCACAGCGCACTACCAAAGGTGGAAGGTGTGATCGGTGCACCGTTATCACCCTATGCGGTAACGAAGTATGTCAATGAGGTCTATGCCGGGGTATTTGCCAAGACGTATGGGTTCAATAGTGTCGGCTTACGTTACTTCAACGTGTTTGGACCGCGGCAGGATCCGACGGGGTCTTATGCTGCTGTGATTCCGAAATGGGCTGCGGCGATGCTGGCGGATGAGCCGGTTTACATCAACGGTGATGGCGAAACGAGTCGGGATTTCTGTTTTGTCGACAATGTTGTTCAGGCAAATTTGCTGGCAGCGCACGCCGTGCCGGAGGCAAAGGATCAGGTCTATAATGTTGCCTTGGGAGATCGTATTACGCTCAATGAGCTGTTTCGTGCGATGCAGGAAGCAATGCAACATCATGGTGTCGCTTATACGCATGAGCCGGATTATCGAGATTTTCGCGCTGGAGATATCCGTCACTCTCAGGCCAATGTGGCGAAAGCACAGCAGCTTTTGAACTATGTTCCCCAATATCGGGTGGCTGCCGGGATCGAAAGAACCGTTGCCTGGTATGTGGAAAAGTCTAAAAGTTAA
- a CDS encoding patatin-like phospholipase family protein, translating into MFTPDEIIPVFAGGGTRLPAYVGVLRALEQLPIRISRMVATSGGSVVAALYCAGLPVDRLQQLALDVDFAQFRGFSLPSLIRRGGLSSGERFEQWMDEQLQGATFRDLPIDLHVVATDVFSQQPVVFDRETTPDFKVATAVRCSIGIPLFFTYKPFGEKLLVDGSILAEDALRQDWGGKGMPLVFFRLRSSSSHRETFRNRFFPLPEYILMLVRTFLTSLSREYVADLYWSKTLLIKTEEFSPLEFSLSRPAKDRLYQLGYQTTLDYLPLKLGRLKAQNQDALRPVEEVLQ; encoded by the coding sequence ATGTTTACCCCGGACGAAATTATTCCCGTCTTTGCCGGAGGTGGCACGCGTCTACCGGCCTATGTCGGCGTGTTGCGTGCTCTGGAGCAGTTACCGATTCGCATCAGTCGCATGGTGGCAACGTCCGGGGGGAGCGTCGTAGCGGCCCTGTACTGCGCCGGACTGCCCGTCGATCGTTTGCAGCAGTTGGCTCTTGACGTTGATTTTGCCCAATTTCGTGGTTTTTCTTTGCCCAGTCTGATTCGCCGGGGCGGGTTGTCATCTGGAGAGCGTTTTGAGCAGTGGATGGATGAACAACTGCAGGGGGCAACATTTCGTGACTTGCCTATTGATCTGCATGTTGTGGCCACAGATGTTTTTTCACAGCAGCCGGTGGTTTTTGATCGTGAAACCACTCCCGATTTTAAAGTTGCCACAGCCGTGCGATGTTCCATAGGCATTCCGCTCTTTTTCACCTACAAACCGTTTGGTGAAAAACTTCTCGTCGATGGCAGTATCCTGGCGGAGGATGCCCTGCGCCAGGATTGGGGCGGTAAGGGGATGCCATTGGTGTTCTTTCGTCTGCGCTCTTCCAGTAGCCACCGTGAAACCTTCCGCAATCGATTTTTCCCCTTGCCGGAATATATTCTGATGTTGGTTCGGACTTTTTTGACTTCTCTGTCGCGCGAATACGTGGCCGACCTGTACTGGTCAAAAACACTGCTGATCAAAACCGAGGAATTTTCTCCTTTGGAATTCTCACTTTCCCGCCCAGCAAAGGATCGGCTCTACCAATTAGGTTATCAGACAACACTGGACTACCTTCCTCTGAAGCTGGGGCGGCTCAAAGCGCAGAATCAAGACGCGCTTCGCCCTGTGGAAGAGGTGCTCCAGTAG
- a CDS encoding ThiF family adenylyltransferase yields the protein MTVEKLLCEEFSRNIGLLSEEEQKKLLASKVAVVGAGGVGGLHILTLARLGVGQFVVADPDCFEAANVSRQFGASQKTFNRNKAEVLAEMIVDINPFAQVTVMPEGVSTENVNTFFDGVQVFVDGIDFFEFTTRRMLFKEARSRGIYALTSAPLGFGSTLQIFAPDGMDFDTYFGTSEQQSLERNLAAFASGLAPYPYHIRYMDLSKVDMKNKKGPAVAPACTLATSLLTTEVVKILTGSQKVFAVPHYIQIDMYRRKLKKGYLWGGGKNPLQRLKTWLIFRQFQKRMTGA from the coding sequence ATGACGGTTGAAAAACTGCTTTGCGAAGAGTTTTCCCGCAATATCGGGTTGCTGAGTGAGGAAGAGCAAAAAAAGTTGCTTGCATCTAAGGTTGCTGTGGTTGGTGCCGGAGGTGTTGGGGGATTGCATATTCTAACTTTGGCTCGGCTGGGGGTGGGCCAGTTTGTTGTGGCAGATCCGGATTGTTTTGAAGCTGCTAATGTCAGTCGACAGTTTGGTGCTTCACAGAAAACGTTCAACCGCAACAAAGCCGAAGTCTTGGCCGAGATGATTGTCGATATTAATCCTTTTGCCCAAGTTACCGTCATGCCTGAAGGAGTCAGCACGGAAAATGTCAACACCTTTTTTGACGGGGTGCAGGTGTTTGTCGACGGGATTGATTTTTTTGAATTTACAACACGGCGTATGTTGTTCAAAGAAGCGCGCAGCCGCGGAATCTATGCGCTTACCTCAGCTCCGTTGGGGTTTGGCAGTACTCTGCAGATTTTTGCTCCGGACGGAATGGACTTTGATACCTATTTCGGCACTTCCGAACAGCAATCACTGGAACGGAATCTGGCGGCTTTTGCCTCAGGATTGGCTCCTTATCCCTATCATATTCGTTATATGGATCTGTCAAAGGTCGATATGAAAAATAAAAAAGGACCGGCTGTCGCTCCAGCCTGCACCTTGGCAACCTCGTTACTGACGACGGAGGTTGTTAAAATTCTTACCGGAAGTCAAAAGGTTTTTGCGGTTCCTCATTATATTCAAATTGACATGTATCGACGAAAGCTGAAAAAAGGCTATCTGTGGGGCGGTGGTAAAAATCCGCTGCAACGACTCAAAACGTGGCTCATTTTTCGTCAGTTTCAAAAAAGGATGACGGGGGCATGA
- a CDS encoding outer membrane lipoprotein-sorting protein has product MKYILKSIPGYIFVLITLLSLSVAYATSTLEAKQVAENVYHRDVGSDLQMTGAMELISKSGHVRHRGMTTLRRDTECERRVLIRFTSPADIRDTAFLVVEDAADNTTQQHLYLPALKRTRRIVASQQGRNFVNSDFTYEDMQRHPVAEWDYALKAPEPVLGYDCYVLVSTPKPETETQYGKIISWIEKEHFIPLRTLFWNKKGEQTKTYTVEKIALIDGIATEMSALMEDHSDQHQTRMTTHSAQYNTGLPARFLTTRALEP; this is encoded by the coding sequence ATGAAATATATTTTGAAATCAATTCCAGGATACATTTTTGTACTGATCACTCTGTTGTCTCTATCTGTGGCCTATGCCACATCCACGCTTGAGGCAAAGCAGGTGGCAGAGAATGTTTATCATCGGGATGTGGGTAGTGATCTGCAAATGACCGGAGCAATGGAACTGATCAGTAAAAGTGGGCACGTCCGCCATCGGGGAATGACCACATTACGCCGAGATACAGAGTGTGAACGTCGGGTTTTGATCCGTTTTACCTCACCGGCCGATATTCGTGATACTGCTTTTTTGGTTGTTGAAGACGCTGCTGACAATACGACTCAGCAGCACCTCTATCTTCCTGCCCTTAAGCGGACCCGCCGGATTGTCGCCAGCCAGCAGGGACGTAATTTTGTGAATTCAGATTTTACTTATGAGGATATGCAGCGCCATCCCGTTGCCGAGTGGGATTACGCGCTTAAAGCGCCGGAGCCGGTTCTTGGCTACGACTGCTATGTTCTGGTCAGCACACCAAAACCAGAAACGGAAACACAGTATGGCAAAATTATTTCCTGGATTGAAAAAGAACACTTTATTCCGCTACGCACCCTTTTTTGGAATAAAAAGGGGGAGCAGACAAAAACCTATACGGTTGAAAAAATTGCTCTGATCGATGGCATAGCCACGGAGATGTCTGCGCTTATGGAAGACCATAGTGACCAGCATCAAACACGAATGACAACTCATAGTGCCCAATACAACACAGGGCTTCCAGCCCGTTTTTTGACGACACGCGCTTTGGAGCCTTAG
- a CDS encoding DUF1302 family protein codes for MALSQHRLPATKLSPQRYYVDAKSSSPSARLPRSIRVEDGRLNKIRLGLHNANMRVVFDVEPDQKCQISLTSVTDGMIAEVTIASSSAPQSVSEPSLPASVGETAKQESPNEIPLAELAPQAALVWSQPQETTCQVTMWAELFGYSAKDMTDDDYDDDTLSRLQARVGGSLERELSSAYVLETRVQLEGDRLYYDAGEADEDTEVDLYEASLALSAPTWDLSVGKQRIRWGKSDQLSPLDSLNPEDLRQFMTLDLEERKEPSWLARVRKFGESFTLEAIISPWFEESELDYFDSDWALYRNLRQTILAHPDIPPSLKSYASALRVHERKPSNSLENMSGSVRLLWQTNQADFALSYRYGWETLPTIISFPVKNIDYNGDPETDPTALLTTAVLTDEAVEARYKRQKIVGLEWETVIDLIGFRGEVAYIDKIAFLSSDLTSKRRDVGHLVTGIDYTSETEWYFNLQGSWLRIFNYDRDLLYFEQDNVALLGEIRKPVWRGNLEFAIRYNYTLTDNSSYLQPSVVLKYFPNTTCEIGANFFSGQGETLFGSYDQADQVYVRLNVSL; via the coding sequence GTGGCATTGTCGCAACACAGACTGCCTGCCACAAAATTGAGCCCTCAGCGCTACTATGTTGATGCGAAGTCGTCCTCGCCATCAGCCCGACTTCCTCGCTCAATTCGGGTCGAAGATGGTCGACTCAACAAGATTCGTCTTGGCCTCCACAACGCCAATATGCGCGTTGTTTTTGATGTCGAGCCGGATCAAAAATGCCAGATAAGCCTGACCTCCGTTACGGATGGAATGATTGCTGAAGTAACCATTGCTTCATCATCCGCCCCCCAGTCTGTTTCCGAGCCCTCTTTACCCGCAAGTGTTGGAGAAACAGCAAAGCAGGAATCCCCCAATGAAATTCCTTTGGCTGAGTTAGCTCCGCAGGCAGCACTTGTTTGGAGCCAGCCGCAAGAGACAACTTGTCAGGTCACCATGTGGGCTGAATTGTTCGGCTATTCGGCCAAAGATATGACCGACGATGATTATGATGATGACACCCTCAGTCGCCTGCAAGCAAGAGTGGGTGGTTCTCTCGAACGTGAGCTGTCGTCAGCCTATGTGTTGGAGACTCGCGTACAACTGGAGGGTGATCGCCTTTATTATGATGCTGGTGAAGCGGATGAAGACACTGAGGTTGATCTGTATGAAGCCTCTCTGGCGTTATCGGCACCAACCTGGGATCTTTCTGTGGGAAAACAGCGGATACGTTGGGGGAAGAGCGATCAGCTTTCTCCGCTTGACAGCCTCAATCCGGAAGACCTGCGCCAATTCATGACACTCGACCTTGAGGAGCGCAAGGAGCCTTCTTGGCTGGCCCGCGTACGTAAATTTGGCGAATCATTTACCTTGGAAGCGATTATCAGTCCCTGGTTTGAAGAATCCGAACTGGATTATTTTGATTCCGATTGGGCGCTTTACCGTAATTTGCGACAAACCATCCTCGCCCATCCGGATATTCCTCCAAGTCTTAAATCGTATGCTTCGGCCTTACGGGTTCATGAGCGCAAGCCATCGAACTCTCTTGAAAATATGTCAGGAAGCGTTCGTTTGCTCTGGCAAACTAATCAGGCTGATTTTGCCCTGAGCTACCGATATGGCTGGGAAACTCTGCCGACAATCATCAGCTTTCCGGTTAAAAATATTGATTACAATGGCGATCCTGAAACGGACCCAACCGCGTTATTGACAACGGCGGTTTTGACGGATGAGGCGGTAGAGGCGCGTTATAAAAGACAGAAGATCGTTGGTCTGGAATGGGAAACTGTCATCGATCTGATCGGCTTTCGCGGCGAAGTGGCCTATATCGACAAGATTGCTTTTTTGTCCTCAGATTTGACTTCAAAGCGACGAGATGTCGGTCATTTGGTGACTGGTATCGACTATACGTCGGAAACGGAATGGTATTTCAATCTGCAGGGATCCTGGCTGAGAATTTTCAACTATGATCGTGACCTTCTTTATTTCGAACAGGATAATGTCGCTCTGTTGGGAGAAATTCGTAAGCCCGTCTGGCGTGGCAATCTGGAATTTGCCATCCGCTATAACTATACCCTGACTGACAACAGCAGCTACCTGCAGCCCTCTGTGGTGTTGAAATATTTTCCTAATACGACCTGTGAGATTGGCGCCAATTTCTTCAGTGGCCAAGGGGAAACGTTATTTGGATCGTATGATCAGGCTGATCAAGTTTATGTGCGACTGAATGTTTCGTTATAA